One window of Blastocatellia bacterium genomic DNA carries:
- a CDS encoding S8 family peptidase, with protein MRFGKFLTRACITLLVAVLVFLSTMTLPLMQSPVAAQSNGKGPSKTPHPASKLSDDLRKHIDRSKPGDEISTIVQTSGKPSRLLQDDMKRQGGKIKRTFNNLNVVSISMPAGALAAMAARSDVSHISLDRNTQVAGHIEEATGADQVRNFAASPTGQLDGTGISIAILDSGVYSGHHEFWDASGNSRIIANVDFTGEGRTDDPFGHGTHVASLAAGNNHVSNGAYTGLAPNAKIINLRVLDSQGHGSMSATIAGIDWCITNKAAYNIRVMNLSLGATAVDSYRDDPLCQAVRRAVDAGIVVCAAAGNLGKDNNGNRVYGGIHSPGIEPAALTVGAVNTFGTTQHSDDAVTSYSSCGPTRGFYTDDAGVKHYDNLIKPDLVAPGNKLIDAKSPGNRMLLMNPALDTDVSSQDEHGMMRLSGTSMATPVVAGAVALLLQRNPALTPNLVKGILEYTADSLTGISNIEQGAGELNVEGAVRLAGLVRSDLASLTTGDPLLSGPAPTPQSTIGNESFAWSNWLVQRYNVLYSTDLMTEYQGIYGQGVLLSDGVLLSDGALLSDGVLLSDGVLLSDGVMLADGGVMIDGVLLSDGVLLSDGVLLSDAILSDSMSSSAAMAMAQSAMVGDLTNAMPVAHDHSAH; from the coding sequence ATGCGATTTGGAAAGTTCCTCACCAGAGCCTGCATCACACTGCTCGTCGCCGTGCTGGTTTTTCTCAGCACGATGACGCTGCCGCTGATGCAGTCCCCCGTCGCCGCGCAATCGAATGGCAAGGGGCCTTCAAAAACCCCGCACCCGGCGTCGAAACTCTCTGACGACCTCCGCAAGCATATTGATAGGTCGAAGCCCGGCGACGAGATTTCCACCATCGTACAGACTTCAGGCAAGCCGTCGCGGCTGCTGCAAGATGACATGAAGCGGCAGGGCGGCAAGATCAAGCGCACCTTCAACAATCTTAATGTCGTAAGCATCAGCATGCCGGCAGGAGCACTGGCAGCGATGGCGGCGCGCAGCGATGTTTCGCACATCTCGCTCGACCGCAATACACAGGTAGCGGGTCACATCGAAGAAGCCACCGGCGCCGATCAGGTTCGCAATTTCGCCGCTTCGCCGACCGGTCAGCTCGACGGCACAGGCATCAGCATCGCCATTCTCGATTCCGGGGTTTATTCGGGCCATCATGAATTCTGGGACGCCAGCGGCAACAGCCGCATCATCGCTAATGTTGATTTCACCGGCGAAGGTCGCACCGACGACCCCTTCGGCCACGGCACGCACGTCGCCAGCCTGGCGGCGGGCAACAACCACGTCTCTAACGGCGCCTACACCGGCCTGGCGCCGAACGCCAAAATCATCAACCTGCGCGTCCTCGACTCACAGGGGCATGGCTCGATGTCCGCGACCATCGCCGGCATCGACTGGTGCATCACGAACAAAGCGGCTTACAACATCCGCGTGATGAATCTCAGCCTCGGCGCTACGGCGGTTGATTCTTACCGCGACGACCCGCTTTGTCAGGCGGTGCGCCGCGCGGTTGACGCAGGCATCGTGGTCTGTGCCGCCGCCGGCAACCTCGGCAAAGACAACAACGGCAATCGCGTCTATGGCGGGATTCATTCGCCGGGCATCGAGCCGGCAGCTTTGACGGTCGGCGCGGTCAACACCTTTGGCACGACACAGCATTCCGACGATGCCGTCACCAGTTACAGCTCGTGCGGCCCGACGCGCGGCTTTTACACAGACGATGCGGGCGTCAAGCATTACGATAACCTGATCAAGCCTGACCTGGTCGCGCCCGGCAACAAGCTGATTGATGCCAAGTCGCCCGGCAACCGGATGCTACTGATGAACCCGGCGCTCGACACCGATGTCAGCTCGCAAGACGAGCATGGCATGATGCGTTTGAGCGGCACCTCGATGGCTACGCCGGTCGTCGCCGGCGCGGTGGCGCTGCTCTTGCAGCGCAACCCGGCGCTGACCCCGAACCTGGTGAAAGGCATCCTCGAATACACTGCCGATTCGCTCACAGGCATCAGCAATATTGAGCAGGGCGCGGGCGAGCTGAACGTCGAAGGCGCGGTGCGATTGGCCGGCCTGGTGCGCAGCGATCTGGCCAGCCTGACGACCGGTGATCCGCTACTGAGCGGCCCGGCGCCGACGCCGCAGTCCACCATCGGCAACGAATCCTTTGCCTGGAGCAACTGGCTGGTTCAGCGTTATAACGTCCTCTACAGCACCGACCTGATGACCGAATATCAAGGCATTTACGGCCAGGGCGTGCTGCTCTCGGATGGCGTGCTGCTCTCGGATGGCGCGTTGCTCTCGGATGGCGTGCTGCTCTCGGACGGCGTCTTGCTCTCTGACGGCGTGATGCTGGCTGACGGCGGCGTGATGATTGATGGCGTCTTGTTGAGTGACGGCGTCTTGTTGAGTGACGGCGTCTTGTTGTCGGATGCGATTCTGAGCGATTCAATGTCGTCATCAGCGGCGATGGCGATGGCGCAATCAGCAATGGTCGGCGACCTGACCAATGCGATGCCGGTGGCTCACGATCACTCCGCGCATTGA
- the cofC gene encoding 2-phospho-L-lactate guanylyltransferase codes for MKALLIPVKDPANAKTRLAPLLSPDERRRLAWAMFEDVSRAVADVTRADRVYLVSSFAPAIAHAQGLGWEVLKEATQAGESASIDWASAVLAERGVGAVLRLPADLPLVRAADLDALLAIEVRSPAAILVPSREGTGTNAILRTPPTLFPSRFGPNSLALHREEAARAGIECLIVNNERIALDIDDPADLQALLELGRGTAAHAALAGMHIGLRIADCGLRN; via the coding sequence ATGAAGGCTCTACTCATTCCGGTCAAAGACCCGGCAAACGCTAAGACGCGGCTCGCGCCCTTGTTGTCGCCTGATGAAAGGCGGCGACTGGCATGGGCGATGTTTGAAGACGTCAGCCGCGCCGTCGCCGACGTGACCCGCGCCGACCGCGTCTATCTGGTGTCGAGCTTCGCGCCGGCCATCGCGCACGCGCAGGGGCTCGGCTGGGAGGTCTTGAAAGAAGCGACGCAAGCCGGCGAGAGCGCGTCTATTGATTGGGCGTCGGCTGTGCTTGCCGAGCGCGGCGTGGGTGCGGTGCTGCGATTGCCCGCAGACTTGCCGCTGGTGCGCGCCGCAGACCTGGACGCGCTGCTGGCCATCGAAGTCCGCTCGCCTGCCGCCATCCTCGTGCCTTCGCGCGAAGGCACCGGCACGAACGCCATTCTGCGCACGCCGCCGACCCTCTTCCCGTCGCGCTTCGGGCCGAACTCGCTGGCCCTGCATCGCGAGGAAGCGGCGCGTGCCGGCATTGAGTGTTTGATCGTCAACAATGAGCGGATCGCGCTCGACATTGACGACCCGGCTGACCTGCAAGCCCTGCTTGAGCTGGGCCGCGGCACGGCGGCGCACGCGGCGCTTGCGGGAATGCACATTGGATTGCGGATTGCGGATTGCGGATTGCGGAATTAG
- the cofD gene encoding 2-phospho-L-lactate transferase, whose protein sequence is MDTASDQHPTPNTQHPRRLTALAGGVGAAKFLLGLSAVMPAEDLTIIANTGDDIELYGLRISPDIDTVTYTLAGVINEATGWGISGDTFQCLEWMARYGEPRWFNLGDRDLATHIYRTNQLRQGRTLSEVTDHLRRALKVAAKILPMSDAYTPTRVVTDAGEMHFQEYFVGHRSEPRVKALRFDDIETARPAPGVTEAIREADLIVICPSNPFISIGPILAVPGLRDALRTTQAPVIAITPIIEGRALKGPAADMLRDLGYESSAHAVAAMYQDFCDVFVLDARDAALQPQIEALGLRAVVTDTVMTTLADKQRLAREVLSLVTYEGSTHSGQRPGKR, encoded by the coding sequence ATGGATACCGCTTCCGACCAACACCCAACGCCCAACACCCAGCACCCACGCAGGCTCACCGCTTTGGCCGGCGGCGTCGGCGCGGCAAAGTTTCTGCTCGGACTCAGCGCCGTGATGCCCGCCGAAGACCTGACGATCATCGCCAACACCGGCGATGATATTGAGCTTTATGGCCTGCGCATCTCGCCCGACATTGACACCGTGACCTATACGCTCGCCGGTGTCATCAACGAAGCGACGGGATGGGGAATCAGCGGCGACACTTTTCAATGTCTCGAATGGATGGCACGTTACGGCGAGCCGCGCTGGTTCAACCTGGGCGACCGCGACCTGGCGACGCACATCTATCGCACCAATCAACTGCGACAGGGGCGCACGCTCAGCGAAGTGACCGATCACCTGCGCCGCGCGCTCAAGGTGGCGGCAAAGATTCTGCCGATGAGCGACGCTTACACGCCGACGCGCGTCGTCACTGACGCAGGCGAGATGCACTTTCAGGAATATTTCGTCGGGCATCGCTCGGAGCCGCGTGTCAAGGCACTGCGCTTCGACGACATTGAAACGGCTCGGCCCGCGCCCGGCGTCACCGAGGCGATACGCGAAGCCGACCTGATTGTCATCTGTCCGAGCAATCCGTTCATCAGTATCGGCCCGATCCTCGCCGTGCCCGGCCTGCGCGATGCGTTGCGAACGACACAAGCCCCGGTCATCGCCATCACGCCGATCATCGAAGGCCGCGCCTTGAAAGGCCCTGCGGCTGATATGCTGCGTGATCTGGGCTACGAATCTTCGGCGCATGCCGTCGCCGCGATGTACCAGGATTTCTGCGATGTCTTCGTGCTGGACGCGCGCGACGCCGCTCTGCAACCGCAAATCGAAGCGCTCGGCCTGCGCGCCGTCGTCACCGACACGGTGATGACCACACTGGCCGACAAGCAGCGACTGGCCCGCGAGGTGTTGTCACTTGTCACTTATGAAGGCTCTACTCATTCCGGTCAAAGACCCGGCAAACGCTAA
- a CDS encoding response regulator produces MSKRILVVEDDFDTRYMLSLILKGEGYEVITAADGEGALAVVLDEQPDLIITDISMPCLNGIELTRSLRGKAETAALPILAITAFGPTTISTALAAGASACVRKPIEMTEFLPMVKDLMA; encoded by the coding sequence ATGTCGAAACGCATTCTCGTTGTCGAAGACGATTTCGATACGCGCTACATGCTTTCGTTGATTCTCAAAGGTGAGGGTTATGAAGTCATCACCGCCGCTGATGGCGAAGGCGCGCTCGCCGTGGTCCTCGACGAGCAGCCCGACCTCATCATCACAGACATCAGCATGCCTTGCCTGAATGGCATCGAGCTGACGCGCAGCCTGCGCGGCAAAGCCGAAACCGCTGCCCTGCCCATCCTGGCGATCACGGCTTTCGGACCGACGACGATCAGCACGGCGCTCGCCGCCGGCGCTTCGGCCTGCGTTCGCAAGCCTATCGAGATGACCGAATTCCTGCCGATGGTCAAAGACCTCATGGCCTGA
- the npdG gene encoding NADPH-dependent F420 reductase — protein MNINELQIGVIGGTGEEGRGLALRWAMAGARVRIGSRTAERAQAAAALLNPHVPNNPIGYGENREVVAASDFALLTVPFEHAAATLESLVPDLRPGAIVIDITVPVSFEKGVGVRYVELPEGSASEHLRARLPDSIPLVAAFKTEPAHLLVEAHEKLDCDVLVASNDKEARARVIEAIPHIEGLRAVDAGTLYSARAIERMTVLAIGINRRYRVKSACYRVMGL, from the coding sequence ATGAACATCAACGAATTGCAGATCGGCGTGATCGGCGGCACCGGCGAAGAAGGGCGCGGGCTGGCGCTGCGCTGGGCGATGGCCGGGGCGCGCGTGCGCATCGGCTCGCGCACCGCCGAGCGCGCACAGGCCGCCGCCGCCCTTTTGAACCCGCATGTGCCGAATAATCCCATCGGCTACGGCGAGAACCGCGAGGTGGTGGCCGCCTCTGACTTCGCGCTGCTCACCGTGCCCTTCGAGCATGCGGCGGCGACGCTCGAATCACTGGTGCCGGACTTGCGACCGGGCGCGATTGTCATAGACATCACGGTGCCTGTGTCGTTTGAAAAAGGTGTCGGCGTGCGCTACGTCGAGCTGCCCGAAGGCTCGGCCAGCGAGCACCTGCGCGCACGGCTCCCCGACTCGATCCCGCTGGTCGCGGCCTTCAAGACCGAGCCGGCGCACCTGCTGGTCGAAGCCCACGAAAAGCTCGATTGCGACGTCTTGGTGGCGAGCAACGATAAAGAAGCTCGCGCACGGGTGATTGAAGCCATCCCGCACATCGAAGGCTTGCGCGCCGTCGACGCCGGGACGCTCTACAGCGCCCGCGCCATCGAGCGCATGACGGTGCTGGCCATCGGCATCAACCGCCGCTATCGTGTCAAGTCGGCCTGCTATCGTGTGATGGGGCTGTGA
- a CDS encoding endonuclease/exonuclease/phosphatase family protein has product MTAIEDAEAASADNQHLVNELLRFKTFAELRGSAFYQARRRELEQLLGEPRVYRAAGATPRLAAFLRVVMWNIERGTYLDAISDILNHHPVIGHADLLLLNELDAGMARSGNRNVAQELSRRLAAHAIYGVEYLEMTKGTGDELRLPGANTAALHGNAILTRHAFAAPQVVRLPRCENNFESAERRLGGRIGILTDLDIGGTRLTAATTHLDVVNTPRCRARQMRAMLEAVDARIAARRLSRRSLVGGDLNTHTFARGTRLRAMKNTAVIMGSRPDKLARRLKRPVLREAAIREFARFGYDIASCNDARSTARSVVSRLDDSRGVPQPLRWWIGRRIGPEGLTLELRLDWLAARGLRALRAGEMIDAATGVASVDPQTFAGLTSDGQPLSDHDPIVVDLLIE; this is encoded by the coding sequence ATGACCGCCATTGAAGACGCCGAAGCGGCGAGCGCCGATAATCAACACCTCGTCAATGAACTGTTGCGCTTCAAGACTTTCGCCGAGCTGCGCGGCTCGGCCTTTTATCAAGCGCGCCGCCGCGAGCTGGAGCAACTGCTTGGCGAGCCGCGGGTCTATCGCGCTGCCGGGGCGACGCCGCGCCTTGCCGCCTTCCTGCGCGTCGTGATGTGGAACATCGAGCGCGGCACCTACCTGGACGCCATCAGCGACATCCTGAATCACCACCCGGTGATCGGCCACGCCGACCTGCTGTTGTTGAACGAGCTGGACGCCGGCATGGCGCGCTCAGGCAACCGCAATGTCGCGCAAGAGTTGAGCCGGCGGCTCGCGGCGCATGCCATCTACGGCGTTGAATACCTCGAAATGACGAAAGGCACGGGCGACGAATTGCGATTGCCGGGAGCGAACACGGCGGCGCTGCATGGCAATGCGATTCTGACGCGCCACGCGTTCGCCGCGCCGCAGGTCGTCCGCCTGCCGCGCTGCGAAAACAACTTCGAGAGCGCCGAGCGGCGTTTGGGCGGGCGCATCGGCATTCTGACGGATCTCGACATCGGCGGCACGCGCTTGACCGCCGCGACCACACACCTCGATGTCGTCAACACGCCGCGCTGCCGCGCCCGCCAGATGCGTGCCATGCTCGAAGCCGTAGACGCCCGCATTGCGGCGCGGCGCTTGAGCCGCCGCAGTCTTGTCGGCGGCGATTTGAACACCCACACCTTCGCGCGCGGCACACGCTTGCGAGCCATGAAGAACACCGCGGTGATTATGGGAAGCCGGCCTGACAAACTGGCGCGGCGGCTCAAGCGGCCCGTCTTGCGCGAGGCGGCCATCCGAGAATTCGCGCGCTTCGGTTATGACATCGCCAGTTGTAATGATGCGCGCTCGACGGCGCGCTCGGTCGTCTCACGGCTCGACGATTCTCGCGGCGTGCCGCAGCCCTTGCGCTGGTGGATCGGTCGGCGAATCGGCCCCGAAGGCTTGACCCTTGAGCTGCGGCTCGACTGGTTGGCGGCGCGCGGCCTGCGTGCGCTGCGCGCCGGCGAAATGATTGACGCGGCGACCGGCGTGGCGAGCGTTGACCCGCAGACCTTCGCCGGCCTCACCTCTGACGGACAACCGCTGTCAGATCACGATCCGATTGTTGTTGACCTGCTGATCGAGTAA
- a CDS encoding S8 family serine peptidase, translating to MRKISILALVFLLCLTAIAPRHRVTATRSQRDPHSYAAGQIIVKFMADAPELQYGDPRERQAAIAQMQIASARPVDERRVEPMVAAAGNTRMRQIISERGLDRTFVLNLGDDLDMDGALAELRARRDVEYAEPNYRIVPASIIPDDPRFFDQWALKNYGFMIDGNTATPDADTHVSAAWEITKGSRDVIVAVTDTGVDPTHPDLVGSIYTNPREIPGNGVDDDGNGYIDDVHGYNVGENSPDTSDIFGHGTQIAGVIAAGINNNLGIAGVSQASILPVRFFRKTGPLPTQFEATVVEATRALIYAAAAGAAIINASWRSLGTVDEVTGDQLSALEDAVYVTSDAGVLLVSIAGNEGYNNDNVKVYPGAFQLPNQIVVAATDFNDQIWRESFYPYNVHSGFGPKTVAVAAPGVSIVTITPHGNCLLCSASDDPAEWYTHADGTSLSAAFVSGVAALVKSQHPEDTPIMLKARIIKGVDVLTQLAPYVSSSGRVNALGAINAQVTITITPPVLNKVKYKEGKGKLTLIGDKVQKGVRVIIAGKGYTPISQADDNSQLLLKVPKTTFAPGVAVPIKLRNPDGGESQTITLTR from the coding sequence ATGCGTAAAATATCGATTCTCGCGCTCGTTTTCTTGCTCTGCCTCACCGCCATCGCGCCACGCCATCGGGTCACAGCAACCCGTTCGCAACGCGACCCGCACAGCTACGCCGCGGGCCAGATCATCGTCAAGTTTATGGCCGACGCGCCGGAGTTGCAGTATGGCGACCCGCGCGAACGCCAGGCCGCCATCGCGCAGATGCAGATTGCTTCGGCGCGGCCCGTCGATGAGCGCCGCGTCGAGCCCATGGTCGCCGCTGCCGGCAACACGCGGATGCGCCAGATCATCAGCGAGCGCGGCCTTGACCGCACCTTCGTCTTGAATCTCGGCGACGACCTCGACATGGACGGTGCGCTGGCCGAGCTGCGGGCGCGCCGCGATGTCGAATACGCCGAGCCGAATTATCGCATCGTTCCGGCCAGCATCATTCCCGACGACCCGCGCTTCTTTGACCAGTGGGCGCTGAAGAATTATGGCTTCATGATCGATGGCAACACGGCGACGCCCGACGCCGACACCCACGTCAGCGCCGCATGGGAGATCACCAAAGGCAGCCGCGACGTCATTGTCGCCGTCACCGACACCGGCGTTGACCCCACCCACCCCGACCTTGTCGGCAGCATCTACACCAACCCGCGCGAGATCCCCGGCAACGGCGTAGACGATGACGGCAACGGTTACATCGATGACGTGCATGGTTATAACGTCGGCGAGAACTCGCCCGACACCTCCGACATCTTCGGGCACGGCACGCAGATCGCCGGCGTCATCGCCGCCGGCATCAATAACAACCTCGGCATCGCCGGCGTCTCGCAGGCTTCGATCCTGCCGGTGCGCTTCTTCAGGAAGACCGGCCCGCTGCCCACCCAGTTTGAAGCGACGGTCGTCGAAGCGACGCGGGCGCTCATCTATGCGGCGGCGGCGGGGGCGGCGATTATCAATGCCAGCTGGCGCTCGCTCGGCACCGTTGATGAAGTCACCGGAGACCAGTTGAGCGCGCTTGAAGACGCCGTCTATGTGACGAGCGATGCCGGCGTGCTGCTGGTATCGATTGCCGGCAACGAGGGCTATAACAACGACAACGTCAAGGTCTATCCCGGCGCTTTTCAATTGCCGAATCAGATCGTCGTCGCGGCGACCGATTTTAACGACCAGATCTGGCGCGAGTCGTTCTACCCATACAACGTGCATTCCGGTTTCGGCCCGAAGACCGTCGCGGTGGCCGCCCCCGGCGTCTCCATCGTCACGATCACGCCGCATGGCAACTGCCTGCTGTGCAGCGCCTCGGACGACCCGGCCGAATGGTACACGCACGCCGACGGCACCTCCTTGTCGGCGGCCTTCGTTTCCGGCGTCGCGGCGCTCGTCAAATCGCAGCATCCCGAAGACACTCCCATCATGCTCAAGGCCCGCATCATCAAAGGGGTTGACGTCTTGACCCAGCTCGCGCCCTACGTTTCGTCGAGCGGCAGGGTCAACGCGCTCGGCGCCATCAACGCGCAGGTCACGATCACCATCACGCCGCCGGTGCTCAACAAGGTGAAATACAAAGAAGGCAAGGGCAAGCTGACGCTGATCGGCGACAAGGTCCAGAAAGGCGTGCGCGTCATTATTGCCGGCAAAGGCTACACGCCCATCTCGCAGGCCGACGACAACAGCCAGTTGCTGCTGAAGGTGCCAAAGACCACCTTCGCGCCCGGCGTCGCCGTTCCCATCAAGCTGCGCAACCCTGACGGCGGCGAAAGCCAGACGATCACGCTGACGCGGTAG